From the Elaeis guineensis isolate ETL-2024a chromosome 16, EG11, whole genome shotgun sequence genome, the window GTACACAACGACACGGGTGAAGTAGATGTAGCAGATGACAACGACGTAGTACTGGCGGAAGAGGGTGAGCTTCATGAGGTTGACGGCGGCCTTGCCGTCGGTCCGGGCTGCCTCGCGGAGGTTCTTGATGGACCAGACGATGGGGAACAGGACGGCGCAGCAGCAGACGACGTCGACGAGGAGGAAGACCTTCTTCCAGTTGACCCAGTCGCGGGCGTAGGGACTGGACTCGTCGATGGCGACCTGGGCGATATTGGCGACGACCTGGAGGGGGATGACCACCATGAGGACCTTCTTGTCGCGATCCTGGAGGTAGGGCTTGAGGAAGGACCAGCCAGTGCCGATGAGGACGATGAGGGTGAAGAGGGAGATGCCCTTGAGAAAGCTAAAGATGTAGAAGAGGACGTCCCATCCGTGGGCGCTGCCGGTGCGCTCGATGTAGGACTTGTCCTCGGCCTCGCAGAGGAGGTTGAGGGCCTTAAGGATGACGACGGCAAGCATGAAGTAGTGGATGCGGAAGGCGGCGAGGCGCTTGCGGAGGAGGACGGCGACCCATACGGCGGCGAGGGCGGCGTAGGCAAGGAAAAGGAGGAAGTAGATGAGGGGGAGGGCGGCGGCGCCGGTGGAGAGGTAGGCGGGGCGgccggtgcgggcgtcccggttGTACATGGCGGAGCGGACGGTCATGGAGATGCGGAGGCCACGGACGCAGTTGGCGAAGACAAGGGTGTACTGGCCGGGGTCGTGTTGGGAGAAGACGGTGCCGAAGGAGGAGGAGCGGGGGATGGAAAGGCCGCTGGGGTTGGGATTGGGATTCTTGAGTTGGTCCAACGAGTAGACGTTCTTGACGAGTGAGGACTCGAGGGGGCAGGTGATTTCGTGATCCTGGAGCTGCTGGACGACGTGGATCCAGGCGTCGCGGGTGGAGAGGAAGAAGCCAAGCTGGTCGACGTTCGCGGAGTCTTCCGAGAGGGTGATCCCGGAGACGTTGAGCTCCAGGACGCCGTTGTGGGTGAAGCCGAACTCATCAAAGGGGATGATGGTCCGCCCGTCAGATCGGACCTCCGTCACCCGGATCTCCGCCGCCGACGGCCGAAAGGAGGCCAGGAGCGCCACCGCGAGGAGGAGGAACGGGCGGAGGAGGGCCATCGTCGCCGCCGAAGGCCCCGAGGTTCCCAGATCTCGATCTGGCTGGGAAGTCTTCttgttttctcttttttaatTCCTTTCTTGGTGGAATTTTTCGGATGGGTCGACGAATGCCCAGACGGAGGCGATAATTACGAAGAGTCGGGGTTTATCGCAGGCGAGAGAAGAGGCCATGCGTGGAGGTGCATATTGGAAAGCCATAGGGGTTTTATGGTAAATCAAAGTTTCTGGGGCCGGCTTGCTTCGAAGTCAAGCATGGAACGACCGGAGAGACGTCTTTGATCCGGGGCCTCTCTTGGTCTCCccgtcccttttctttttctttttctctttcttttttttttcttttttttttttaaggtgggGTGGGcatgggggtgggggtgggtttTAGACTGGTCGCAATACGTCAACGTCCACGTAAGGATGATATAGATACGTACAACAAAAAGTATTTTGTAAAAAGACAAGCACACAATGCAAGTTAAAAATACGACTCGAGGGACAATAAATAGTAAGTGTTGCATTAGATTTAGTATTTGGTATTGCAAATGATCAAAGATTGTTATATGAATTATGcatattatgaatcatgatactacacaaaaaaaaaatcactaataGATCAAAAAAGTAATAAATTCAGGCTAAAAGCAGATAAatagtgatatatatatattatttagttagaaatttcgtgaaaattttggCCAATAAGTTAGTAAAGGTAATAATGCTTCATTACGATGGGTTCTAATTTTTCaagttttttataatttttttaatttttcttaagaTGTCGATCGATTCTATTTTTAAGGATCCGATCCAACTCTTCTAATCATGCATTGAAGATCATAAAACTAATCTGTCAAAAGATAGATTGAAcattaaaaaatatgatcaatGAAAATATTATGTTGAGAAagaaatgtcaaaaaaaaaatcacaaggcCACGTTACTTTGTCATTTTTGGCTACCATAGTCACATAAGCATGGGTGCAAGGTCAACTAGATGAATATTCTCAAGGCACTTCTTTTCTAAATTAGACTAATACATTTTGCCTTTATTAGAATATGGTAGCTTTAAGACAATATAGTGTTCTGCTTACTATACTTCTAGTGGAGGTAGATTGGCTGTGAACATAGCTAATAGGAGTAAAAATGTAAAAAGATCCACTCAAACTAATCCAAAAAGAGTAAGAGTATGAGATTAGCCGAAGGCCATCTAGCAAGATATTGACTTACCCATTTGGAAGTCCTAAACTAGCAATAAGCATTTGACAACAATAATCCAATTTAGCAATGTAAGCTATTTGTAATAATATCTCGATTTGTGATGGTATTTCAATTCGACAAACCAATCAAATGTTGGTAGATCAAAGCCAACAAGTTATCCTTGCTAATATTTAGTTTTACCCTCCATAAAAAGTAAAAGAAGATCAAGGGATGGCATGAGAttagtaagaaagaaagaaaatgagcACCGAAAATGGAGATGTTGGGCCTCTTTATAGAAGAGAGGCATGCTTTACTGTCTACATCATATCTCAACAATCTAGCACATAGATTGTATTTGATAGAATTAAAGCAAGCAAGAATCACATGACTTTTGCTAAATCTGAATAGAGTTCAATTGTGAAAATTATACTAGGAATGAAGACCCAAGATGAATAGATAAAGTTCAGCCATAATGTGCATAAGCATGCCAAAAGATCAAATATTGGCCAGATGGCTAGTAGAAGATTGAGACAATTATATTGATCCTAAATTCTCCAGAATGTAGAATCATATTATGAGTCGAATAAGAGGAGATAATTAACATAAGCCATATCAAGATAAATTAAAGGTGGATAAGTTAGTCTGGTTGTTGTGGAATAATCATATTTGTGTACAAGAGTAGTGGAAAAATGGTTGGTAGTAATTATTAGAACTGTTAGGAGTGAGATCAAATAAAGGATGCAATTATCAGAGTGAATAGTTACTGTATTTGAGGATAATTATTATATACTAGTATAAATAAGTAAAATTATACTCCATAAGTGACTCTTCAATAATCAATTTATCTATATCTTCTTCTTTATCTTAATCTTTTATCCTAAGAGTAAACATAACATAAATTATCTACTGTACCCTAGCACTACATCTTCAAACAGTAAGCTTGGCAGAGTGTCCTCTACCTCGGCTAACCAAGTTCTTCTGCAATTTTGAGTTCCTTAGCTTGTCCAAAATAAAACAGAAAGGTAGCAATAAGTTTTCTAATGTGCTTAGTAGGATACCATACAATCATCATCATATTATCTCCAATGAGATCCAACATAGTTATTTTCATACTATTCCAATGGCATAGCTATGTAATAACCATCACACCACTGTCAAAGATAATCAAGGAAGCAGTTGTAACTAAAGTGATTGTAATATTTGAGCCAACTTAAAGCACATGCACCTTCTTTGGCTCTAATATCGAAATAGATCGATAGACTTATTTCTATCATTGAAAGTCAGTATGATGCATCATGATATGTTCTAGAATAGATTATGGTAGAATTAGCTAATCTTGTCTTTATGGCTATCCACtcaattttcttttcattatGGCATGAGAATATCTAAGCCTTTAAGTCATCCATCACTCAAATTGCAGCATATTAAAAGGAAGAGGCCGAAGACTATTGTATGGAGTCTTCAAGCTATACAGACCGAGGCAAGGTGGAAATCCTAAAGGTAGTATTACATCAGATTAAGCAAGTTATTGGTAGTTTGATCAGCATTAGATTGGTACTTGAAATTATAAGTTATAGTGCTTTATAGAACATTATTGGCAACATCGGTGGACCTATGCTACATAAGTCTTTGCTATTGAAGCCTGTGATCCCTTAGCGATAATAGATGGAGGCCAGCAATACTATCATCCTATAATACAActcattatcataaaaaaagcTAGAGGCAACTAAATCAATAGAAGCcactaaactttttttgagtggtACACATATCGGAGCTATATATTGGGGGCAACATGATTACATAAGGGCCAACTCGGTCTCATACttaattatacatatatttagaaATCCTCATGTGGACCACCAATAGTATGATTTTCTGAGTTGGACAATAATCTAATAAAGGATCGACGAAGTAACGAATTCAGTTTGAAAGTTAAAATCATAAATACTATATATTATTATCATTTCAACTGGAGACATTCCACTAAGTTTTGACTAGCAGACCAATACAAGTGTCTTATTACATAAATGAACTCCATTCAagatttctcatattttttcttgTCTTACTCTCACTGACAAGATTAAGATGTCAAGCAATTCTACTTCAAATGATGCAGACTAATTTTCCAAAGAAAAAATTTGGCTAGCTAATTTTGAAGATTATCGACCTAAGAGAATGGTCGAATGGCGATGATAAATATGCCAAAGTCATTAATGGAAGTATGTAAGACTGCTATATGCACACAAAAAAATATAAAGGCTATGTTagtttatcatttttttattaacaTATTTATGCAAGCAAAAGTAAAAAATTGATTGTGATACTCTCAAGGTGTTCACTTCACTTTTGACTTGCGCTATTGATGCTTTCGCTAATATATACCCATCAAAGCTTGAGGATGATCCAATTTGATATTCTATCTCTTACACTTCTTGATAATGATAGTTAAGGTAGAATGAGTATAGTGAACTTCAGGCTTAGGAGATGGATATGATTGATAAGAGTAAAAATGCGAGAGGTACCAACCTAGAGACAGTGAATATGTCGTATTAACTGAGAGCCAATTGAAAAGATATTGATATATTGATTTAGAAACCATCAACCAAATAGCAAGTTTGTGGTAATAATATTCTAATTCAGTAATTCAACCATTTGCAATGATTCCTAATTCAGGGTCATATTCAAACTTAGTAAATCCACTCGATATCGATTGAACAAAATAAATGGGCTATGTTGGCTAGTACTTGATCCACCCACTATGATAAATGTTGCTATCAATCCTGAGATGCCGATGTGGATTGCCTTCACAAACTTACAAGATAACATGAAAATGTCAAAGAGCTCATCTCAAATTGAATCCGGCCAGGCCCTCTAATGCTTAagttagaaaagaatttttttggatggaaagcaagaaagaaggagaaagttaggtgaataatattaatattagggATACTATAGAGGCATTTAGCAATTGAGTATTAAGCCATTAAGGCATTAAGCAGTCTCACCTTTCTTAAAGGATGATCTTATGTATAGTTAGATCCCAAATATTCAATAAATCATATCCCAACTAACTCAAAGTTGTACCATGACAATTTGTAGATATGGTGTAATAGCCTTAGGACATGCCATAATTGTCCAACACATGATGAAataaccaaaactccatatgttCTCAGATGAAAGGATCAAGTAGCTTGTACCATGGGAAGGTCCTACTCACCTCGGGCTTACTATTGAGCTACCGAGCCAAGCTGAGTCTTCAATTTTGGAGATTGGCTACTTATGATTTTCTTATCCCGTCTTTCAGGTCAGCTCGGAGGTTTTGATCAAAACGCCTTAAAGAATCTTTGATGTAATTGGTTCACTATATAAGTCATGAGCTAATGAATTTAGTCTTACCACATCACCATAGTCATTTATTACCACATCATAGACATCCTACTTCCAAGCATAAAGCATCCTCCTTGATTCAGACAAAGGAAGCAACTATTTTGCTAGACTTTGCACGACTTTAAGGAGGCATTAACTCCTAAGCGGTGATCCCCTAAAGGACAAGCTTTGAGTCTTGATCATCCAAGACAAAATTGACTGACTGAAGTGGTGGTTGCAATATATATCTATTTTCCAAAGATGATAATCTAAGAGAGGGAtgaattgaatttaaaaaaaaaaaaatttaaacttgtgCCCAACAATAAATTTAAATATGTTTATAAAAAATTAGCAGAAAATAAACATATAACagaagaataaatataaatacaaatattcaatcataaatataaaagatttatagtggttcaatacTCAACTcaacacctacgtccactctccaagtcaaTCCATTTAGAAATTCCaactataatttttcaaaattatagttTGATTATTTTTAAGGACTCACaatccaatctaattgattttttttagcttatcaatcaaaatcttacaattgattattttttcaagCTCAAAATCAATCTAGTTTATTTTCattggctcaccaatcaaaatcttacaacATCTGATTTTTGGCTTGGACTAACTTTTAAAAATCCAAATTTCTTCCCTAAGAAATTAGTCATAATAGTTAATAAAAGATATATAAGaatttaaaacataaataataaaCTCTTTAGACTCTTGAAGAAGTTGAAATAGTTAGCTTTTGAattattttgatttcttctttGAATGCTTAAGAGAGGATTGATGGAGACTTGAATAATATTGCTCAGTAGTTGTTAGCTTAATTTAGTGCACACTTCCTCTCTATTGAGTTGAATAAATATGGGAAGATTAGAATTGAAAGCTCTTGAAAAGTTCTTTCTCTTACTCTTTTTGTTCTACTCAATAGCTTGAatattatctataataaaatGCAATGGCCTTCAGTACTtcattttttaatttgaattctttACTTTTATggtctaaaaattatttgtaattgATATTCTAACCATTGGAAGCTTGAAAATAGCCATTACAAGTAAACTATGACCATttgaaataatctaaaaaataattattattttatcaaaaatctgtGAGTCAGCTCACCAAAGCTCTTAATCAACTAACTTTAAGTGATGAGTTAGCTAAGTGAAACTTTGAGATGACTCAGAAATAGATGTAAATTTTTCTGTATTCTATTATCTGAGACTGGATCAACTCAGATATCTCCTTAGTTGGTTAACTTGATGACTTAGTCAACAAACTAATCTTTCACATCGACTCAGAAAACTTATAATCTTttactattttttgtatttttctgACTCTAAGATTGAATTGACCATCCCATTCTTGTGAGTCGACAAAGCTCTTATCTTGATCCCTTGGTCGATCGACTATGTTATTTTTATGATCGACTCaaaaaaatctctaaaatctttaatCTTCTATCTTCATCTTGAGTCTAAGATTGAGTCAGTTGTAATCCTATCTTGATTAGCTCAGATGAAAACttgatcaattaaaaaaaattaaatgaattttatatctttctatcttttttcttgAACTAATATTGAATCACTGAGCTTCTTTCTTGATCAACTCAAAGGCATGCCATGCAtgcctaaaataattttttctatttttaaatatttttttatttaaatatattctaGACTAGACTTAtcttctctatctaaatttttgaaTAGATGGACTTGTTGAGAAGTCTTTCTAGGCTAAACTTttctttatcaattttttttgatttcgaactcaatttttttgctttcaaaacttaaaattttaaatttgaaaatataaaattatttaaatttgagAGGACTTTTTTTAGATGAAATCAACCATTgagcattataaaaaatatataatcactcTCAAAAGCATCATTAGTAACCataatttatacttaaatttttttgacatcattaaaatcaatttcaGGACTAACAATATCTACCAATCTAGATAAGAGAATAATTGATAGGATTAATTCAAGCTATTCAAAGCTTTATAAAGGAGGGAGTATGTTTTTGAAATTAGCTATATCTGGAGAGCTTTGGAGCTCCATAGTTCCTCCTACTGCCTTTTTATGAGTTGCCATGGCTCTTTGCCTCAGATATTTTGATACACTCAGGAGAGATATTTAACCAAGTCTTTTGGAGGCTTTTTATATCCAATGAAAAGCTGAAGCATGAGCTCTTCAGCTTGATCATCATTATGGCCACCATGATAATTGATCTAGCTCATGCACTTTAAGTGTTTCAGCATTGAATCAACTTATATATCTGTGAAGAAACTCATCCTCTCTTTACTTGATGGTGAGCAAGTCAATATAGGTCTTCCTCTGCATTTTACCATTGAGAAAATGATTGACAAATCGGTGGCTGATAGATTGGAGCTAATTGAGACTGGGTAAAGGCTCGAAAACCAAAGTCAAGTGGCCTTCCTAAGAGTGATTAGGAGAGCCCAATACATCATAGCTTAACTTAGAATAATATGAGAGCTCTGAAAATCTTTAAATGGTCCATTAGATTTATGGTACCATTATAGTGCTCAAACAATGGCATCTTAAATCTCTTTGGGAGAGGCTCCTCCATGATCTCCATGATGAAGGGAGGCCCATTTATCACCTCCATATCATCTATTGCTTTTGCCTTCTACTCTTGCAAGGCCCTACTCTAGATATATATCTCTTTGATTTGTGGTGGGGATCAGCCTCCCACCTGACGACCTTTTTCAATTGGTGCAGAGAAATCACCAAAACTGAAAGTCATGCTAGACGAAGAGCTAGAGCAATGGTGCCTCTAGCCCTATGCAAAGTTTTCGAAGGATGGCTATTACCTTGTATTGGACTTGATGGTTTGACTGATTAGTGCAGAGAAATCACCAAAACTGGAAGTCATGCTAGACGAAGAGCTAGAGCAATGGCGTCTCTAGCCTTATACAAAGTTTTTGAAGTAAGGATGGCTATTACCTTACATTGGACTTGATGGTTTGACTGATTGAAAAAGGAGAGTAGTAGCCTATTGCTATTAGTTTTGCACCATCATTGCTAGAGCCTGCACCTACTGAGCAAGTAGGTTGAAATGCTCGATGCCTACTGCTCCCATCATTGGTTGAAGGGGCTGAGCTCTCTAGGAACCATGCTGGAGACCATTAGGAGTAAGTTAGATAGGTGCTCGATGGTTGTTTCTTCTAAGTCTCTTTTTTCCTCTTCCAATAAATAGTTATAATTTATTGTTACCAATCCCAAGATGCCAACATGGACCGCCTCCATGGACCTACGAGATAATAAGACAAGATCGAAGAGCTCAATGGATTTACTCTAGCCGAGCATTTTAGTGCTTAAGTTATGTTTTTTTTTATggaaaataaagaagaagaagaagaagaagaaggagaaagtaaGATGAATAATGTCGGTATTAGGATGCTATTGAGAGATTCAGTAGTTTAGTATCAAGCCATTAAGCCACTGAGCAATTCTCATCTTTCTCTTAAGATTTTCAAGCCTATATATAGCTAAAATCTCGAATCTTTAGCAAATTGTACCCCAACAAATTCAAGATTATGCCATAACAACCTGCTTATGCAATATAATAGCCCTAGGATATATCATAACCACCTAGCATATGATGAAATAATCAGGACTTCATGTGTACCCAAATGGAAAGGTCGAGCTACTTCTACCATAGGAAGGGTTTATTGCCAAGCCTAACTGAGAGGCTTCAACTTGGAAGGTTGGCCACTTCTAGTTTGCTTATCTCATCTTTTCAATTGGCTATAAGGTTTTGACTAGAATACCTTAAAGAATCCTCAGATATGCCTAAGTCGCCACATATGTTGTGAGTTGGACGATCTCATTGTGCTATATCACCATTATCATTTATTGCTatcttaataaataaaagatcAGGAGAAGATAAGGATAATTTGGAGGAAAAAAAGCAATGAGCACGAAAGAGAAAATATAAGACATGTTTATAGAAGAAAAAGGTGCCTTACTAGGTGATCCCCATTAACACAAAAGATAATACTGAATCCTCATAGATATGGAGGATCCTTTTGGGTACCCAGAAGCATTCCACATAAAGAGATATGGCAGGAGAGGCTGATATCTTTAGAGGTGTGCACATCTTGCGAGGAGAATTCCTTgaacattaaagtttggatctcACTTAGAATATGAGATATGTTGTATTATTTATAAGATACATGTTTTAATTATGATACATGGCTCTTAGACTTGAGAGTGGTAGGAAGAGTTTTTGAGAGATATCTCAAAGAGACATACTTTTTTAAGAGAAGAACCAAACTCATTATTTCAACCTTTtgagtaaatatttttttctcatccaaatttttttccattattgtCGCTTGATTTAATTGATGGTTATTCTGAATTTTTCGTAGGAGCATTTGATCTGTCATTGATAGTGTGCTATGTTACGCATTATGATTTATTTAGAGTAAGATATTTAagtttaaaaataagaaaatattcattctcaattttttttttgatgtttgcaAAGAATGAAAGATATGGTTTTATAGTTTTTGATTTcaaggatatttttataatttcaaaaaatataaaaatataaaaatagaaagGCACATAAATATGGTATAAATGCAATGCACAGGCTATAACAAatgatcataaaaaaaatcaaagcatTGCTTATAAATacctaaaaaatattttcttgctACCTTTTCCATGCTACAAGAGATTTTTTTACTGAAAAatagttatttttaaaaaaaattatcaaaataatattttttaaaaagtatttatcaAAATACTATCCAGAAGAAAGTCATCCTATGGTAGGATAACTTTAGATATCAACTCACCACCTTCCACATCATGTGAAAATGTGAGTCGGTAATGAGAGTCACCTTATCGAAGGGCGACTCATAGAGTTACCTTATGGAAGAGTGATAGGACGATTTATAAAGTCACCTTACTGAAGAGCGACTCATAGAGTGGCCTACATAacaccctcccctcctctcttcgtgacttatggaaaaaaaaaagccaaaaccAACTGATTCTCGGTCCCCCTTTCCTTCCCGCACGATCCCCACCTCTCCCTCTGGGTCCTCGATGCAAACGCCTCCCACTCCCTCTCGATCTCCAATGCAGACACCCCCTACTCCCTCTCGATGCTAGAACCCCCCTTCTCCCTTTTGATCTCTGGCACAGACAAACCCCTCTCTCTTCAGTCCCCGACGGCCATCTCTCCTCTTGGTgcgagaaccctcctctctctatCGATCTCCGACAATTGTCCCTCCTCTCGATGCGAGaatcccctctctccctctcgatcCTCGACGACCGTCCCTCCTCTCAGCACTAGAACCCCCCCTTTCCCTCTCGATCCCCGACAGTCGTCTCTCCTCTCGGCACGAGaaccccctctctccctctcgatcCCTGACGGTCGTCCCTCCTCTCAGTGCTAGAACCCCCCTCTCCCTCTTGATCTCCGACGGTCGTTCCCCCTCCTCTCGGCCCGTCCCCCTCCTCTCGGCCTGTCCCCCTCCTCCTTCCCGATGTACCGTCGCTCCTCCCCTCCTCCTCTTGGCAGTCCATGGCATGAGAACCCCAACTTCCTCTCCCTCTCGGTCTCTGATggccctccctccttctctcggCCCGCCCCCCTCCTCCTCCCCAACGTACCACCACCGACGGTCCTCAGTGTGCCGCCCCATCCCAATCCAAAGAGGCaaatgaagatatttttttatttttatgatttaattattttatatcaattataaatttatttttataatatttatttatatttttatatttttttgtttataaatttatatttataaacataaatttatgtttattatatttttatgtttataaatttatatttatatttttataaatttatgtttatatgaattatgaatttatgtttattataaatttatatttttataactgAAGATAATTTGTATAGGAGGAAGGCAATTTAATGTAAATAATGTttgtttataaaaaaattatcaaaataatttcttaCTTGGGATTTGTTTGGTTGGCTGGGCCCAAAATTCAATGGGATTCATAGCCCAACCACCATAAGTATTGGATTATAAGCCAACCGAGCCTATGTTTTTAAGCATCCAGAGCCACCTTTTGAGTGGGCTGGTCCGAAtcctataaggagaaaaaaatgatcTACTGAGAGGGGTTAATTGGGATTAGACCGTTAGAGGCGATATCATCGAGGTCTTCATTGAGATTTCATTGGCTTCACGATACCTTTCACCACTTATCGGATGATACAGATGATGAGACTGTGCGGAGGCATGCAC encodes:
- the LOC105059380 gene encoding protein CANDIDATE G-PROTEIN COUPLED RECEPTOR 7, coding for MALLRPFLLLAVALLASFRPSAAEIRVTEVRSDGRTIIPFDEFGFTHNGVLELNVSGITLSEDSANVDQLGFFLSTRDAWIHVVQQLQDHEITCPLESSLVKNVYSLDQLKNPNPNPSGLSIPRSSSFGTVFSQHDPGQYTLVFANCVRGLRISMTVRSAMYNRDARTGRPAYLSTGAAALPLIYFLLFLAYAALAAVWVAVLLRKRLAAFRIHYFMLAVVILKALNLLCEAEDKSYIERTGSAHGWDVLFYIFSFLKGISLFTLIVLIGTGWSFLKPYLQDRDKKVLMVVIPLQVVANIAQVAIDESSPYARDWVNWKKVFLLVDVVCCCAVLFPIVWSIKNLREAARTDGKAAVNLMKLTLFRQYYVVVICYIYFTRVVVYALVTITSYRYFWTSVVAGELATLAFYIFTGYKFKPEVHNPYFVIDDEEEEAAAEALKLDDEFEL